The Streptomyces laurentii genome contains a region encoding:
- a CDS encoding integral membrane protein (identified by MetaGeneAnnotator; putative;~sequence version:1), whose product MAEVARRPIALLTAAVLFLEAPGIVAVNAIMARFVRAQSMSLDGLDPELLYTGTWALGIGSGALLLLCALVPLIAAIRDRRPGRAGRALLVGCAVVHGLLGAVAVGLLGWLVFGYLMLVVALIVLTLVAYGETAAAPKPGAPRGEGPEPAPEAPAVTA is encoded by the coding sequence GTGGCCGAGGTGGCCCGCAGACCGATAGCGCTCCTCACGGCGGCGGTGCTCTTCCTCGAAGCGCCCGGCATCGTGGCGGTCAACGCGATCATGGCCCGCTTCGTGCGGGCCCAGTCGATGTCCCTCGACGGCCTCGACCCCGAGCTCCTGTACACCGGCACCTGGGCCCTCGGTATCGGCTCCGGCGCGCTGCTGCTGCTCTGCGCCCTCGTCCCGCTGATCGCCGCGATCCGCGACCGCCGCCCGGGCCGCGCCGGCCGGGCGCTGCTCGTCGGCTGCGCCGTGGTGCACGGGCTGCTCGGCGCGGTGGCGGTCGGGCTGCTCGGCTGGCTCGTCTTCGGGTACCTGATGCTGGTGGTCGCGCTGATCGTGCTCACCCTGGTGGCGTACGGCGAGACGGCGGCGGCCCCGAAGCCCGGGGCGCCGCGCGGCGAGGGCCCGGAGCCGGCGCCCGAGGCCCCCGCCGTCACGGCGTGA
- a CDS encoding carbamoyl-phosphate synthase L chain ATP-binding (Biotin carboxylase C-terminal domain; smart00878;~Carbamoyl-phosphate synthase L chain, ATP binding domain; pfam02786;~Carbamoyl-phosphate synthase L chain, N-terminal domain; pfam00289;~PFAM: carbamoyl-phosphate synthase L chain ATP-binding; biotin carboxylase domain protein; phosphoribosylglycinamide synthetase; biotin/lipoyl attachment domain-containingprotein; carbamoyl-phosphate synthetase large chain domain protein; KEGG: sma:SAV_3337 acyl-CoA carboxylase, subunit alpha;~The biotinyl-domain or biotin carboxyl carrier protein (BCCP) domain is present in all biotin-dependent enzymes, such as acetyl-CoA carboxylase, pyruvate carboxylase, propionyl-CoA carboxylase, methylcrotonyl-CoA carboxylase, geranyl-CoA carboxylase; cd06850;~acetyl-CoA carboxylase biotin carboxylase subunit; Validated;~biotinylation site [posttranslational modification];~carbamoyl-phosphate synthase L chain ATP-binding [Catenulispora acidiphila DSM44928];~carboxyltransferase (CT) interaction site;~identified by MetaGeneAnnotator; putative), with translation MRKVLIANRGEIAVRVARACRDAGIASVAVYAEPDRDALHVRAADEAFALGGDTPATSYLDMAKVLQAAKDAGADAIHPGYGFLSENAEFAQAVLDAGLIWIGPPPHAIRDLGDKVAARHIAQRAGAPLVAGTPDPVSGADEVVAFAEQHGLPIAIKAAFGGGGRGLKVARTLDEVPELYDSAVREAVAAFGRGECFVERYLDKPRHVETQCLADSHGNVVVVSTRDCSLQRRHQKLVEEAPAPFLTEDQNAQLYAASKAILKEAGYVGAGTVEFLVGTDGTISFLEVNTRLQVEHPVTEEVTGIDLVREMFRIADGEELGYGDPEIRGHSFEFRINGEDPGRNFLPAPGTVSLFAPPTGPGVRLDAGVETGSVIGPAWDSLLAKLVVTGATREQALQRASRALAEFKVEGMATAIPFHRAVVVDPAFTADPFHIHTRWIETEFVNEIKPFAPAGGEADEDEGNREIIVVEVGGKRLEVSLPSSLGMSLARTGLAAGAKPKRRAAKKSGPTASGDTLASPMQGTIVKVAVEEGAEVEEGDLIVVLEAMKMEQPLNAHKAGTVKGLSAAVGASVTSGALICEIKD, from the coding sequence GTGCGCAAGGTGCTCATCGCCAACCGAGGCGAAATCGCTGTCCGTGTCGCCCGTGCTTGCCGGGACGCCGGGATCGCGAGCGTCGCCGTCTACGCCGAGCCGGATCGGGACGCTCTGCACGTCCGTGCGGCCGACGAGGCGTTCGCCCTGGGCGGTGACACCCCGGCCACCAGCTATCTGGACATGGCCAAGGTGCTGCAGGCCGCCAAGGACGCGGGCGCCGACGCGATCCACCCCGGATACGGCTTCCTCTCCGAGAACGCCGAGTTCGCCCAGGCCGTCCTGGACGCCGGCCTGATCTGGATCGGCCCGCCGCCGCACGCCATCCGCGACCTCGGCGACAAGGTCGCCGCCCGGCACATCGCGCAGCGCGCCGGTGCCCCGCTGGTGGCCGGCACGCCGGACCCGGTCTCGGGTGCCGACGAGGTCGTCGCCTTCGCCGAGCAGCACGGTCTGCCGATCGCGATCAAGGCCGCCTTCGGCGGCGGTGGCCGCGGCCTGAAGGTGGCCCGCACCCTCGACGAGGTGCCGGAGCTGTACGACTCCGCCGTCCGCGAGGCCGTCGCGGCCTTCGGCCGGGGCGAGTGCTTCGTGGAGCGCTACCTGGACAAGCCGCGGCACGTCGAGACCCAGTGCCTGGCCGACAGCCACGGCAACGTGGTCGTCGTCTCCACCCGTGACTGCTCGCTCCAGCGCCGCCACCAGAAGCTCGTCGAGGAGGCCCCCGCGCCGTTCCTCACCGAGGACCAGAACGCCCAGCTGTACGCGGCGTCGAAGGCCATCCTGAAGGAGGCCGGCTACGTCGGCGCCGGCACGGTGGAGTTCCTCGTCGGTACCGACGGCACGATCTCCTTCCTGGAGGTCAACACCCGGCTGCAGGTCGAGCACCCGGTGACCGAGGAGGTCACCGGCATCGACCTGGTCCGCGAGATGTTCCGGATCGCCGACGGCGAGGAGCTCGGCTACGGCGACCCGGAGATCCGCGGTCACTCCTTCGAGTTCCGCATCAACGGCGAGGACCCGGGCCGCAACTTCCTCCCGGCCCCCGGCACCGTCTCCCTCTTCGCCCCGCCGACCGGCCCCGGTGTCCGCCTCGACGCGGGCGTCGAGACCGGCAGCGTGATCGGCCCGGCCTGGGACTCGCTGCTCGCCAAGCTCGTCGTCACCGGCGCGACCCGCGAGCAGGCGCTGCAGCGCGCCTCGCGCGCGCTGGCCGAGTTCAAGGTCGAGGGCATGGCCACGGCCATCCCGTTCCACCGGGCCGTCGTGGTCGACCCGGCGTTCACCGCCGACCCGTTCCACATCCACACCCGGTGGATCGAGACCGAGTTCGTCAACGAGATCAAGCCGTTCGCCCCGGCGGGCGGCGAGGCCGACGAGGACGAGGGCAACCGCGAGATCATCGTGGTCGAGGTCGGCGGCAAGCGCCTGGAGGTCTCCCTCCCGTCGTCGCTGGGCATGTCCCTGGCCCGTACGGGCCTGGCGGCGGGCGCCAAGCCCAAGCGCCGCGCGGCGAAGAAGTCCGGCCCGACCGCGTCCGGCGACACCCTCGCCTCCCCGATGCAGGGCACCATCGTCAAGGTCGCCGTCGAGGAGGGCGCCGAGGTCGAGGAGGGCGACCTGATCGTCGTCCTGGAGGCCATGAAGATGGAGCAGCCGCTCAACGCGCACAAGGCCGGCACCGTCAAGGGCCTGTCCGCCGCGGTCGGCGCCTCCGTCACCTCCGGCGCCCTGATCTGCGAGATCAAGGACTGA
- a CDS encoding transcriptional regulator, tetR family (Bacterial regulatory proteins, tetR family; pfam00440;~Transcriptional regulator, TetR family [Streptomyces venezuelae ATCC10712];~identified by MetaGeneAnnotator; putative), which produces MRADARRNHERLLAQARTAFTEQGTDASLEDIARRAGVGIGTLYRHFPTREALLGAVFQDARDALLRHSAELAGHPDPCEALGRWLRALVAHASEYRGLSIALMSASADRDSALSSCREPLREAGTVLMARARAAGAVRADVAIGDLMQLTNAIALAAERSPEDPELADRLLDLTLRGLRA; this is translated from the coding sequence ATGCGTGCCGACGCGCGGCGCAATCACGAGCGGCTGCTGGCCCAGGCCCGGACGGCCTTCACCGAACAGGGCACGGACGCCTCCCTGGAGGACATCGCGCGCCGCGCCGGGGTCGGCATCGGCACCCTCTACCGGCACTTCCCGACCCGCGAGGCGCTGCTCGGCGCCGTCTTCCAGGACGCGCGCGACGCGCTGCTGCGGCACTCCGCCGAACTGGCCGGGCACCCCGACCCGTGCGAGGCGCTCGGACGGTGGCTGCGCGCCCTGGTGGCGCACGCGAGCGAGTACCGCGGCCTGTCGATCGCGCTCATGTCGGCCTCGGCCGACCGGGATTCGGCGCTGTCCTCCTGCCGGGAGCCGCTGCGGGAGGCGGGCACGGTGCTGATGGCGCGGGCCCGGGCGGCGGGCGCGGTGCGCGCGGACGTGGCGATCGGCGATCTGATGCAGCTCACCAACGCCATCGCGCTGGCCGCCGAACGCTCCCCGGAGGACCCGGAGTTGGCGGACCGGCTGCTCGACCTGACACTGCGGGGCCTGCGCGCCTGA